A genomic region of Erythrobacter sp. SCSIO 43205 contains the following coding sequences:
- the smpB gene encoding SsrA-binding protein SmpB produces MARPKPETFDKLKTVAENRRARFDYHIEDKFEAGIALQGTEVKALRAGQATIAESYAEVRDGEVWLINSNIPEYSHGNRLNHEPRRPRKLLLNAREINKLFGAVERKGMTLVPLSIYFNRTGRAKVELALAKGKQAHDKRATIKERDWKRDKARVMRERS; encoded by the coding sequence ATGGCACGTCCCAAACCTGAAACTTTCGATAAATTGAAAACGGTCGCTGAAAATCGGCGGGCGCGCTTTGATTATCATATCGAAGACAAATTTGAGGCCGGGATCGCTTTGCAGGGGACTGAGGTGAAGGCCTTGCGCGCAGGGCAGGCGACGATTGCTGAAAGTTATGCCGAGGTGCGCGATGGGGAGGTGTGGCTGATCAACTCCAACATCCCTGAATATTCGCACGGGAACAGGCTCAACCACGAGCCGCGTCGGCCACGTAAGCTGCTTTTGAACGCGCGCGAGATCAACAAGCTGTTCGGCGCGGTGGAGCGCAAGGGGATGACGCTTGTGCCCTTGTCGATTTATTTCAACCGCACGGGCCGCGCGAAGGTCGAATTGGCGCTCGCCAAGGGCAAGCAGGCGCACGATAAGCGCGCCACCATTAAAGAGCGCGATTGGAAACGCGACAAGGCAAGGGTGATGCGCGAGCGTTCGTAA
- a CDS encoding succinylglutamate desuccinylase/aspartoacylase family protein, with product MHATSWTEFSIGGDTIAPGHQADIALPITTMATGYDSQLAVRVLHGARPGPIVFISGAIHGDELNGTAIIHRLAAQIDASDLAGTLLLVPVANIFGFLNHTRYLPDRRDLNRSFPGSAGGSLAAQVANVFFSEIVARASLGIDIHTAAIHRYNLPQIRIAAGNKRLAELAKAFAAPVIVESPLRDGSLRALAAKEGVDMLLMETGEALRFDRFSIETGVAGVKRVLAHLEMIEPDADLPEPHPSARSTKTQWVRSPRGGVSHRARKSGDAVKQGDLLAAVTGLFGEEPEEILSPVDGIIIGHATLPVVHQGDAMFHIAHVENPERVGERIETLSDAIYAGEPEGFAEALLDEDEVL from the coding sequence ATGCACGCCACCAGTTGGACAGAATTCAGCATCGGTGGCGACACCATCGCACCGGGTCATCAAGCTGACATCGCCTTACCCATCACGACAATGGCGACCGGTTACGATTCGCAGCTTGCCGTGCGTGTGCTTCACGGTGCGCGCCCTGGGCCCATCGTGTTCATCAGCGGCGCAATCCACGGCGATGAGTTGAACGGGACCGCCATCATTCACCGGCTCGCCGCCCAAATCGACGCAAGCGACCTGGCGGGCACGCTTTTGCTGGTTCCGGTTGCCAACATCTTCGGGTTTCTCAATCACACCCGCTATCTGCCTGACAGGCGCGATCTCAATCGCTCTTTTCCGGGAAGCGCCGGGGGATCGCTTGCGGCGCAGGTGGCCAATGTATTCTTCAGCGAGATTGTCGCCCGCGCATCGCTTGGCATCGACATCCATACCGCCGCTATCCACCGCTACAACCTGCCGCAAATCCGCATTGCAGCGGGTAACAAGCGACTGGCAGAACTTGCCAAAGCCTTTGCTGCGCCAGTGATTGTTGAAAGCCCGCTGCGGGACGGTTCCCTACGCGCGCTCGCTGCCAAGGAAGGCGTCGATATGCTCCTGATGGAAACGGGAGAGGCGCTGCGCTTTGACCGCTTTTCCATCGAAACAGGCGTTGCCGGGGTCAAGCGGGTTCTGGCGCATCTGGAGATGATTGAACCGGACGCCGATTTGCCTGAGCCTCACCCATCTGCCCGTTCGACAAAAACGCAGTGGGTGCGCTCTCCGCGAGGGGGCGTGTCCCACCGGGCGCGCAAATCTGGCGATGCGGTGAAACAAGGCGATCTTCTCGCTGCGGTCACCGGGCTTTTCGGGGAAGAGCCCGAAGAGATCCTGAGCCCCGTTGACGGCATCATCATCGGCCACGCAACCTTGCCTGTCGTGCACCAGGGCGATGCCATGTTCCACATCGCCCACGTCGAAAATCCGGAGCGCGTGGGCGAGCGGATCGAGACGCTGAGCGATGCGATTTACGCAGGCGAACCCGAAGGTTTCGCCGAAGCGCTGCTGGACGAGGACGAGGTGCTTTAG
- the dapA gene encoding 4-hydroxy-tetrahydrodipicolinate synthase, protein MFSGSIPALATPFRDGSFDEAAFRKLVDWQIENGSSALVPCGTTGEASTLSNAEHHRVIEVCIEQAAGRVPVIAGCGSNDTRNAALHMNFAKKAGAAAGLCVAPYYNRPSQAGLIAHFSYLAEKCDLPIVLYNVPSRTVTDIEDETVVELVKKYPEQIVAIKDASGDLSRVADHRMGIGRDFCQLSGNDELWLPHNAAGGRGAISVTANVAPALCAEFQEAINNNELKRARELNDRLFPLHYAMFSDASPAPVKYALSRVHDWFSPSVRLPIVEASEASRKAVDEALEHAGLI, encoded by the coding sequence ATGTTCAGCGGCTCCATTCCCGCTCTAGCGACTCCTTTTCGCGACGGATCGTTTGACGAGGCGGCTTTTCGCAAACTCGTTGATTGGCAAATCGAAAATGGTTCTTCGGCGCTGGTGCCTTGCGGAACGACCGGGGAGGCCTCGACGCTGTCGAATGCAGAACATCACCGCGTGATTGAAGTGTGTATTGAACAAGCAGCCGGGCGCGTTCCGGTGATTGCGGGCTGCGGGTCGAACGATACGCGCAATGCCGCCTTGCATATGAACTTTGCCAAGAAAGCAGGCGCGGCAGCGGGACTTTGCGTTGCGCCTTATTATAATCGTCCAAGCCAGGCGGGTTTGATCGCGCACTTCAGCTATCTTGCGGAAAAGTGTGATCTGCCAATCGTGCTCTACAACGTGCCAAGTCGCACGGTGACCGATATTGAAGATGAAACTGTTGTTGAGCTGGTCAAGAAATATCCAGAGCAGATCGTCGCAATCAAGGATGCCTCAGGCGACCTGTCGCGAGTTGCTGACCACCGCATGGGGATTGGCCGCGATTTCTGCCAGCTTTCAGGCAATGATGAATTGTGGCTTCCCCACAATGCCGCAGGCGGCAGGGGGGCGATTTCGGTTACCGCCAATGTCGCACCGGCATTGTGTGCGGAATTTCAAGAGGCGATCAACAATAACGAATTGAAGCGCGCGCGCGAATTGAACGACCGGTTGTTCCCGCTGCATTACGCGATGTTCTCAGACGCTTCGCCAGCGCCGGTTAAATACGCATTGAGCCGCGTGCACGACTGGTTCTCACCATCGGTGCGCTTGCCGATTGTTGAAGCGAGCGAGGCTTCGCGCAAAGCGGTGGACGAAGCGCTTGAGCACGCCGGACTGATCTAA
- a CDS encoding lytic transglycosylase domain-containing protein has product MSSMVRNLLTSPVALAALAACSIGALSTPSSAQMGGYNARSNMVAGQPQFAGAAIAKWEQLQGNGEFSFSDYAGFAIAYPDFPRTEVIRTKAENRLDEEAPSQSEILAFFDAHPPLTNAGRARYALALAGAQREDAFEVAREAWRGGTMSGPAEAYLLGLYGSQFSPADHAARMDALLWQGDAEAAERQIINLDPAMRDMALARLALVRGSSLQAAGLVAPQGALSDAGFIYNLASYYLDRGERGNAVSLFENRPQFAAPAFNPEAFVGVMLTAAKAASATDTVRIASRIDDVFAPGTDISQGSFRLRDRYTDLMWMGGTNALWRLGDGAKAAPLFFRYGEAARTPLTKSKGYFWAGRAARAAGQSAEATRYFEMAAEYPHYYYGQLALGALGRPMPQFAELPQVNMTASERAEFEARPLVKAIRSIASNRQKWQTERRFFQAIGASAETPDDVAALANLAAQTGLPEMAVVVGMEAGANGIKGVERAGFPIVPTPRVNDWTMAHAIMRQESEFDRTRRSHANAVGMMQLLRSTAREEAGILGIQYMSANLTEDPLYNITLGDAHFARRMDLYDGAYPLAIASYNAGPGRVRQWVRLNGDPRYGSVDWVEWIEKIPSNFETRYYVMRVIGNAVTYSHMYPQQAGLPRTVDTFLP; this is encoded by the coding sequence ATGTCCAGCATGGTCAGAAATTTGCTTACATCCCCGGTTGCTCTTGCAGCCCTTGCCGCGTGCTCAATCGGCGCTCTTTCAACACCCTCTTCGGCGCAAATGGGCGGATATAACGCGCGCAGCAACATGGTGGCAGGACAGCCGCAATTTGCCGGCGCTGCGATTGCAAAATGGGAACAGCTTCAGGGCAATGGCGAGTTTTCTTTCAGCGATTATGCCGGGTTTGCCATCGCTTATCCTGATTTCCCACGCACAGAAGTCATTCGCACGAAGGCGGAAAATCGCCTCGACGAAGAAGCGCCGTCGCAATCTGAAATCCTTGCATTTTTCGATGCTCATCCCCCACTGACCAATGCAGGTCGCGCGCGTTATGCCTTGGCGCTTGCCGGGGCCCAGCGGGAGGACGCGTTTGAGGTTGCTCGCGAGGCCTGGCGCGGAGGCACGATGTCGGGTCCAGCAGAAGCTTACCTGCTTGGCCTTTACGGATCGCAATTCTCGCCCGCAGATCACGCTGCGCGCATGGACGCGCTCTTGTGGCAGGGCGATGCTGAAGCGGCTGAGCGGCAGATTATCAACCTAGACCCAGCGATGCGCGATATGGCGCTTGCAAGGCTCGCGCTCGTGCGCGGATCAAGCCTGCAAGCCGCCGGTTTGGTCGCACCACAAGGCGCGCTCAGCGATGCTGGCTTCATCTATAATCTGGCGAGTTATTATCTCGACCGGGGTGAGCGGGGCAATGCGGTCAGTCTATTCGAAAACCGCCCGCAATTTGCCGCGCCTGCGTTTAATCCTGAGGCGTTTGTCGGCGTTATGCTTACCGCTGCAAAGGCAGCAAGCGCAACCGATACGGTCAGGATTGCGAGCCGGATTGACGATGTTTTTGCGCCGGGCACAGACATCTCACAAGGCTCCTTCCGTCTGCGCGACCGCTATACTGACCTGATGTGGATGGGCGGCACCAATGCCTTGTGGCGTCTAGGCGACGGGGCGAAGGCAGCGCCGCTGTTTTTCCGCTACGGAGAAGCCGCGCGCACCCCTCTCACCAAATCAAAAGGGTATTTCTGGGCAGGCCGCGCTGCGCGTGCAGCGGGACAAAGCGCTGAGGCCACTCGCTATTTCGAAATGGCGGCTGAGTATCCGCATTATTATTACGGCCAATTGGCGCTGGGTGCATTGGGCCGACCAATGCCGCAATTTGCCGAACTGCCGCAAGTCAATATGACCGCATCCGAGCGCGCCGAATTCGAAGCGCGCCCGCTGGTGAAAGCAATCCGCTCTATCGCGTCCAATCGTCAGAAATGGCAGACTGAGCGGCGTTTCTTCCAGGCGATTGGGGCAAGCGCTGAAACGCCAGATGATGTCGCGGCCCTTGCCAATCTTGCAGCACAAACGGGCCTTCCCGAAATGGCCGTAGTGGTCGGCATGGAAGCAGGCGCGAATGGCATTAAAGGCGTCGAGCGCGCAGGCTTTCCCATTGTGCCGACGCCGCGTGTCAATGACTGGACCATGGCCCACGCAATCATGCGGCAGGAAAGCGAATTTGATCGCACCCGGCGCAGCCATGCAAACGCAGTGGGCATGATGCAGCTTTTGCGCAGCACCGCGCGTGAAGAGGCGGGCATTCTCGGCATTCAATATATGAGCGCCAATCTCACCGAAGACCCGCTCTACAACATCACATTGGGCGATGCGCACTTTGCGCGGCGCATGGACCTGTATGATGGCGCTTATCCGCTGGCGATTGCGAGCTATAACGCTGGACCCGGACGTGTGCGCCAGTGGGTGCGTTTGAACGGTGATCCGCGCTATGGCAGCGTGGATTGGGTCGAGTGGATTGAGAAGATCCCTTCGAACTTCGAAACCCGCTATTACGTCATGCGCGTGATCGGCAATGCGGTGACATATTCGCATATGTATCCGCAACAAGCTGGCTTGCCGCGCACAGTCGATACTTTCCTGCCTTAA
- the greB gene encoding transcription elongation factor GreB: MASKPGPPITPQGMAALKARYDHLLGKERPEIVEIVSWAAGNGDRSENGDYLYGRKRMREIDRELAYLSRRMKACRVVDPSQQPDKARVFFGAKVELADEDDTRKHLQIVGDDEQDAGQGRIGWSSPIAKALKGASVGDCRTVKLPGGLKEWEVMAVSYD, encoded by the coding sequence ATGGCGAGCAAGCCTGGTCCCCCCATCACTCCGCAAGGCATGGCGGCGCTTAAGGCGCGCTACGACCATTTGCTCGGCAAAGAGCGCCCCGAGATTGTTGAAATCGTCAGTTGGGCTGCGGGCAATGGCGACCGTTCGGAAAATGGCGACTATCTTTATGGCCGCAAACGGATGCGCGAGATTGACCGCGAGCTTGCCTATCTCTCGCGCCGGATGAAAGCGTGCCGTGTGGTTGACCCTTCGCAACAACCCGACAAGGCGCGCGTGTTCTTTGGCGCGAAAGTAGAGCTCGCCGACGAGGATGATACGCGCAAACACCTCCAGATCGTAGGCGACGACGAACAGGACGCAGGTCAGGGGCGTATCGGTTGGTCGTCCCCTATCGCCAAGGCACTGAAAGGAGCGTCGGTTGGGGATTGCCGCACAGTAAAGCTTCCCGGCGGGCTTAAAGAATGGGAAGTGATGGCGGTAAGCTATGATTAA
- a CDS encoding invasion associated locus B family protein yields MIKTGLPFLAFLALSTPAIARDSLGVYSNWAAFRDDSPSRCYAIAKPRGSNASASFASIANWPDKGVRGQLHLRLSRSVDEKGEATLTIGSDTFTLVAKDRNAWASDARMDAQIVAAMRSASRMSVAARSANGSRFSDSYSLSGVATAMDAATVGCANRG; encoded by the coding sequence ATGATTAAAACCGGCCTGCCCTTTCTCGCTTTTTTGGCCCTTTCCACGCCCGCTATCGCTCGCGACAGCCTTGGCGTGTATTCCAATTGGGCCGCCTTTCGCGACGACAGCCCATCGCGCTGTTACGCCATCGCCAAACCACGCGGCAGCAACGCATCGGCCTCTTTTGCAAGCATCGCCAATTGGCCAGACAAAGGCGTCCGTGGCCAATTGCATTTGCGGTTATCCCGAAGTGTTGACGAAAAGGGTGAGGCCACACTCACCATCGGTAGTGATACATTCACGCTTGTAGCCAAAGACCGCAACGCATGGGCCAGCGATGCTCGCATGGATGCGCAGATTGTCGCAGCGATGCGCTCTGCTTCACGGATGAGCGTTGCAGCCCGCAGCGCAAACGGATCCCGATTTTCCGATAGCTACAGCCTTTCTGGCGTAGCAACCGCGATGGATGCGGCAACCGTGGGATGCGCAAACAGAGGCTGA
- the rlmN gene encoding 23S rRNA (adenine(2503)-C(2))-methyltransferase RlmN, producing MADTTLMTIPGQVDPVPVARDITPREDGRIDLIGLPRPRIRELFEEAGLDARQAKLRSKQVFHWLYHRGVTDFDAMTDIAKTMRPWLSERFVIGRPNVVEAQHSSDGTRKWLLQTDDGHDFEMVFIPDADRGTLCVSSQVGCTLNCTFCHTGTMRLVRNLTPGEIVGQVMLARDALGEWPKGVMDGLDELEDAGHYTADGRLLTNIVMMGMGEPLYNFDYVRDALKLVMDGDGLALSKRRITLSTSGVIPAMERCGQEIGVNLAVSLHAVTKDVRDEIVPLNKKYGIEELLQACADYPGASNARRITFEYVMLKDKNDSDEDARELVRLLKKFNLPAKVNLIPFNPWPGAEYECSTPERIKAFSDIVFEGGISAPVRTPRGRDIDAACGQLKTAAEKKSRAQRDREAAEQAAAQVTSGE from the coding sequence ATGGCAGACACCACACTTATGACCATCCCCGGACAGGTTGATCCGGTTCCCGTCGCGCGTGACATCACGCCGCGTGAGGATGGGCGTATTGATCTCATTGGCCTGCCCCGCCCGCGTATTCGCGAGTTGTTTGAAGAAGCGGGACTTGATGCACGGCAAGCCAAGCTGCGCTCCAAGCAGGTGTTCCACTGGCTCTACCATCGTGGCGTCACCGATTTTGACGCTATGACCGATATTGCCAAGACGATGCGCCCGTGGCTTTCAGAGCGCTTTGTGATCGGGCGGCCCAATGTGGTCGAGGCTCAGCATTCCTCGGACGGCACACGCAAATGGCTGCTGCAAACCGATGACGGCCACGATTTCGAAATGGTCTTTATCCCTGATGCGGACAGAGGCACCTTGTGTGTGTCCTCTCAGGTCGGATGCACGCTGAACTGTACCTTCTGCCACACGGGCACGATGCGGCTTGTTCGCAACCTCACGCCGGGTGAAATCGTGGGTCAGGTGATGCTTGCTCGTGATGCTTTGGGTGAATGGCCCAAGGGCGTGATGGATGGGCTGGACGAGTTGGAGGATGCGGGCCACTACACCGCCGATGGACGCCTGCTCACCAACATCGTGATGATGGGCATGGGTGAGCCGCTTTATAATTTCGATTATGTCCGCGATGCGCTCAAACTGGTGATGGATGGCGACGGCCTTGCGCTTTCGAAACGCCGTATCACTCTTTCCACCAGCGGGGTTATCCCCGCGATGGAACGGTGCGGTCAGGAGATCGGGGTAAATCTCGCGGTTTCCCTGCACGCAGTCACCAAGGATGTGCGCGACGAGATCGTGCCTTTGAACAAGAAATACGGGATCGAAGAGCTTCTTCAGGCCTGCGCCGATTATCCCGGCGCCTCCAACGCGCGGCGGATCACCTTTGAGTATGTGATGCTCAAAGATAAAAACGATTCAGACGAGGACGCGCGCGAGCTTGTGCGGCTGCTTAAGAAATTTAACCTGCCTGCCAAGGTCAATCTGATCCCGTTCAACCCGTGGCCCGGTGCAGAATATGAGTGCTCGACACCTGAGCGGATCAAGGCGTTTTCCGATATCGTATTCGAAGGCGGTATCAGCGCGCCCGTTCGCACCCCTCGCGGCCGCGATATTGATGCGGCTTGCGGACAGCTGAAAACGGCGGCGGAGAAAAAGAGCCGCGCGCAAAGGGACCGCGAAGCTGCCGAACAGGCGGCAGCGCAGGTCACGTCGGGCGAGTGA
- a CDS encoding trans-aconitate 2-methyltransferase, which yields MSIDPATFEFYQSGAPHFSLSSAISHSRHLDHFLDQLEPRARVLELGCGAGRDAVRIIERGFDLDATDGVPAMVEKANERHDVAARRMRFDELDAKAEYDAVWAHACLLHCPRGELPDVLARIHRALKPGGYHYASYKLGDGEGRDLLGRLHNFPSPQWLFDTYDAAGFKTVAHEIFAGKASDGTQRDWLALTVRKQ from the coding sequence GTGAGCATCGACCCTGCCACTTTCGAATTCTACCAATCGGGCGCGCCCCATTTTTCTCTAAGCTCTGCGATCAGCCATTCGCGGCATCTGGATCATTTTCTCGACCAGCTTGAGCCGCGCGCGCGGGTGCTTGAGCTTGGCTGCGGCGCGGGCCGCGATGCGGTTCGCATCATTGAACGCGGGTTTGATCTTGATGCGACCGATGGCGTGCCAGCGATGGTCGAAAAGGCCAATGAACGCCACGATGTGGCTGCGCGGAGGATGCGATTTGACGAGCTGGATGCCAAGGCAGAGTACGACGCAGTATGGGCCCATGCCTGCCTCCTCCATTGCCCTCGCGGCGAATTGCCTGACGTGCTCGCACGCATTCACCGCGCGCTGAAGCCGGGCGGCTATCATTATGCGAGCTACAAGCTGGGGGATGGCGAGGGGCGCGATCTGCTTGGGCGCCTGCATAATTTCCCCTCGCCCCAATGGCTGTTTGACACTTATGATGCCGCCGGATTTAAGACAGTTGCGCACGAAATCTTCGCTGGAAAAGCAAGCGATGGGACGCAGCGCGATTGGTTGGCTCTTACCGTGAGGAAACAATGA
- a CDS encoding MOSC domain-containing protein — translation MKRTLEAICTGTARPFNGAELSAFAKRPREGKVQILKDGLAPDEQADRKHHGGPDMALHLYPLAHHDFWRGELGDIALLDEPGAFGSNLAVSDLTEAEVHLGDRFRLGSALIEISQPRQPCWKIEHRFSDHCDSKGMVAKILQMARCGWYFRVLEMGEAEAGDALERIELGHENWDIARASSVLHAGKGSPEEYADLAAMEVLSVRERERARSRLK, via the coding sequence ATGAAACGCACGTTAGAGGCCATTTGCACTGGCACCGCCCGCCCCTTTAACGGCGCAGAACTCAGCGCATTTGCCAAACGCCCGCGCGAGGGCAAAGTGCAAATTCTCAAAGACGGCCTCGCACCCGATGAGCAAGCCGACCGCAAACATCACGGCGGGCCCGATATGGCGCTCCACCTCTATCCGCTGGCGCATCACGATTTCTGGCGTGGGGAATTGGGCGATATTGCTCTTCTTGATGAACCGGGCGCGTTCGGCTCGAACCTTGCGGTCAGCGACCTTACCGAAGCCGAAGTCCATCTCGGCGACCGCTTTCGCCTCGGCAGCGCGCTCATCGAGATCAGCCAGCCACGCCAACCGTGCTGGAAGATTGAGCATCGGTTTTCCGACCACTGCGATTCCAAAGGCATGGTGGCAAAAATCCTCCAGATGGCACGCTGTGGGTGGTATTTTCGGGTCCTCGAAATGGGCGAAGCAGAAGCCGGAGATGCACTGGAACGCATCGAGCTGGGCCATGAAAACTGGGACATCGCCCGCGCCTCGTCGGTGCTTCACGCGGGGAAAGGTTCGCCCGAAGAGTACGCCGACCTTGCCGCGATGGAGGTGCTTTCTGTCCGTGAGCGGGAACGAGCCAGAAGCCGCTTGAAGTAG
- a CDS encoding glycine zipper 2TM domain-containing protein produces MKKIATLTAISFAAFTAAASAQPMAVTTATPSFVAAASAGVTMDPPPHARALGRRAKDRDRIYDSRGRYLEPRRLRRDDRIWRGDDGRYYCKRDNGTTGLIVGAGLGALAGRAIDTRGDRTVGTLLGGALGAVIGREIDRGELRCR; encoded by the coding sequence ATGAAGAAGATTGCAACCCTCACAGCGATATCGTTCGCGGCCTTTACGGCTGCCGCCTCTGCGCAGCCAATGGCAGTCACAACAGCAACTCCATCATTCGTCGCGGCTGCCAGCGCAGGTGTGACAATGGATCCCCCACCCCATGCCCGTGCGCTTGGTCGCCGCGCAAAAGATCGCGATCGCATTTATGATAGTCGCGGGCGCTATCTCGAACCGCGCCGACTTCGCCGCGATGATCGCATCTGGCGCGGTGATGACGGACGGTATTATTGCAAGCGCGACAATGGCACGACCGGCCTAATCGTAGGTGCGGGATTGGGTGCACTCGCAGGCAGGGCAATCGACACACGCGGCGATCGTACAGTCGGCACACTTCTTGGCGGTGCATTGGGAGCAGTCATCGGACGCGAAATTGATCGGGGCGAACTGCGCTGCCGTTGA
- a CDS encoding PhzF family phenazine biosynthesis protein, whose protein sequence is MPTCDLIDVFCDGPLSGNPLGVVHGGDDLSAQEMQAFTNWLGFSETTFLLPPTDPAADYRVRIFYPGGELPFAGHPTLGSCHSWLEAGGIAKGEGRVVQECGIGLVDIRVEGESLAFKAPPLLKHEPLTDEERAAAITLTGVDEAAVIEAVHVVNGPKWQLLRLKSADDVLAAAPVTIAPVGTDVGIAGPHEAGFERDWELRAFFADALGRLNEDPVTGSFNAGVAIHLFENGLAQGSYTAGQGRKVGANGLVRCEQDESGDAWIGGRCQIVSRGGALS, encoded by the coding sequence ATGCCGACCTGTGATCTGATTGATGTGTTTTGTGACGGGCCGCTTTCGGGCAACCCGCTTGGGGTGGTGCATGGGGGTGATGATCTGAGCGCCCAAGAAATGCAGGCCTTCACCAATTGGCTTGGATTTTCCGAAACGACTTTTCTCCTGCCGCCCACTGATCCTGCCGCGGATTACCGGGTGCGTATCTTTTACCCGGGCGGCGAACTGCCTTTTGCAGGCCACCCAACGCTTGGCTCGTGCCATTCATGGTTAGAGGCAGGTGGGATCGCCAAGGGCGAGGGAAGGGTGGTGCAGGAATGCGGCATCGGCCTTGTTGACATCCGTGTGGAGGGCGAAAGCCTCGCGTTCAAGGCGCCACCGCTTCTCAAGCATGAACCTTTGACCGATGAGGAGCGCGCCGCAGCCATTACGCTTACTGGTGTCGATGAAGCCGCCGTCATTGAGGCAGTGCACGTCGTCAACGGCCCCAAATGGCAGCTATTGCGTCTTAAATCAGCAGATGATGTGCTCGCCGCTGCTCCAGTGACCATAGCGCCCGTGGGCACGGATGTCGGTATCGCTGGCCCGCACGAGGCAGGATTTGAACGCGATTGGGAACTGCGCGCATTCTTTGCCGATGCGCTCGGACGCCTCAACGAAGACCCGGTGACAGGCAGTTTTAACGCAGGGGTTGCCATCCACCTGTTCGAAAACGGGCTGGCCCAAGGCAGCTATACCGCAGGGCAGGGGCGCAAGGTGGGCGCAAACGGCCTTGTCCGGTGCGAGCAGGATGAGAGCGGCGACGCGTGGATTGGCGGGCGTTGCCAGATTGTGAGTAGGGGCGGGGCGCTCAGCTAA
- a CDS encoding SDR family oxidoreductase has translation MTKPAVLITGSATRLGAEIARGFGKAGWHVVIHHLTSDDEAEALQSELPSAETVCCDLADHDAAVRLIKGLCARLPEFRCLINSASIFQYDNAREIEPDKYQQAMRINALTPALMTQHFLASARSAATRCAIQVTDMKLENTNPDFFSYTMSKHALASTIRMFAKDAGDQARIYGIAPGAILPSHDQSEDETDTSHKMNLLERKTGADEIVDAALFLSTGALKSGSTLFVDSGQHLLDQPRDVIYLAREEA, from the coding sequence ATGACCAAGCCAGCCGTTCTTATCACCGGAAGCGCCACTCGCCTTGGTGCCGAGATCGCGCGTGGGTTTGGCAAGGCTGGTTGGCACGTGGTGATCCATCACCTTACCTCGGATGATGAGGCTGAGGCGCTTCAATCTGAATTACCGAGCGCAGAGACGGTGTGCTGCGACCTTGCCGATCACGATGCTGCGGTTCGTTTGATAAAGGGCCTGTGTGCAAGGCTGCCCGAATTTCGATGTCTCATCAATTCTGCCTCGATTTTCCAATATGACAATGCACGTGAAATTGAGCCGGATAAATATCAGCAAGCGATGCGCATAAACGCGCTTACCCCTGCTTTGATGACGCAGCATTTTCTCGCCAGTGCGAGGAGTGCGGCAACGCGCTGCGCAATTCAGGTGACCGATATGAAGCTGGAGAACACGAACCCGGATTTCTTCAGCTACACCATGTCCAAACACGCGCTTGCCTCAACCATTCGAATGTTCGCCAAGGATGCAGGCGACCAAGCGCGCATTTACGGTATCGCGCCCGGCGCGATCCTTCCCAGCCACGATCAGAGCGAAGACGAAACCGACACCAGTCATAAGATGAACCTGCTGGAGCGAAAGACCGGAGCAGATGAAATTGTCGACGCGGCGCTCTTCCTCAGCACAGGCGCGCTCAAAAGCGGCTCGACCCTATTTGTTGATAGCGGTCAACACCTGCTCGATCAGCCGCGCGATGTGATCTATCTCGCAAGGGAAGAGGCGTGA